A portion of the uncultured Methanobrevibacter sp. genome contains these proteins:
- the comA gene encoding phosphosulfolactate synthase has translation MKSFEFLSKKREAKPRKCGITMVLDKGLGLETAESLMNISGEYVDYLKFGWGTSIVHEQDIIKAKVEMYKAHDITPYTGGTLFELAYMADKLDEFFEEARNLGFPAVEISDGSTSISHDEKLKCISMARENGFEVLSEVGKKNPDLDKELTLDERIEYMQEELDAGSSLVIVEAREGGKNIGIFDKSGNAKEDEIDYILDNFDGNKILWEAPNKDQQVFFILKLGNTVNLGNISSDDITSLETLRQGLRGDTLGKI, from the coding sequence TTGAAATCTTTTGAATTTTTATCAAAAAAAAGAGAAGCAAAACCAAGAAAGTGCGGAATCACAATGGTTTTGGACAAAGGCCTGGGCCTTGAAACAGCAGAAAGCCTGATGAATATTTCCGGAGAATATGTGGACTATCTTAAATTCGGATGGGGAACATCCATAGTTCATGAACAGGACATAATTAAAGCTAAAGTTGAAATGTATAAGGCCCATGACATTACTCCATACACAGGGGGAACACTTTTTGAGTTGGCCTACATGGCAGATAAACTTGACGAATTCTTTGAGGAAGCCCGTAATTTAGGATTTCCTGCTGTGGAAATTTCAGACGGTTCAACCAGCATATCCCATGATGAAAAACTCAAATGCATAAGCATGGCCAGAGAAAACGGATTTGAAGTTCTCTCTGAAGTGGGTAAAAAAAATCCTGATTTGGATAAGGAACTCACACTGGATGAAAGAATAGAATATATGCAGGAGGAACTGGATGCAGGATCTTCACTTGTCATTGTGGAGGCAAGGGAAGGCGGAAAAAATATAGGAATATTTGATAAATCCGGAAATGCCAAAGAGGATGAGATAGATTATATTCTCGATAATTTCGACGGAAACAAAATTCTCTGGGAAGCTCCAAACAAGGACCAGCAGGTATTTTTCATACTCAAACTTGGAAATACAGTTAATCTTGGAAATATTTCATCAGATGACATAACATCTCTTGAAACATTAAGACAGGGTTTAAGGGGAGATACATTAGGAAAAATTTAA